The following coding sequences lie in one Halomonas sp. 'Soap Lake #6' genomic window:
- a CDS encoding Mu-like prophage major head subunit gpT family protein, translated as MDLNNANLNALFKAYKANFQQGFDSVGDAGSVYEQFCTVVTSTTAVEVYPWLKALPRMREWLGDRVIHGLEGADFSIKNRKFELTAGVPRDSIEDDTYGLYAPVYKEFGRSSREHPNEIAVEVLAANPLCYDGKRLFANDHPVLDAKNKVVGVSNDMGGNGAAWYVMDLTRAIKPMVFQKRRDYDFRALTNLNDTQVFMTDNFLMGVDARVNAGAGLWQLVVRSNQPFNAENYELARKKLQDLKGDHERPLALRHSHTMVPSNMEGPARRVLTNAMNEAGATNEWANTSQLIMNPWLPSAA; from the coding sequence ATGGATTTAAATAACGCCAACCTGAACGCTCTGTTCAAGGCCTACAAGGCCAACTTCCAGCAAGGCTTTGACTCTGTCGGCGACGCGGGCAGCGTGTATGAACAGTTCTGCACCGTCGTGACCAGCACCACCGCTGTGGAAGTGTACCCATGGCTGAAAGCCTTGCCGCGTATGCGTGAGTGGTTGGGCGACCGTGTTATTCACGGCCTGGAAGGCGCGGACTTCTCGATCAAGAACCGCAAGTTTGAACTCACCGCAGGCGTTCCTCGCGACAGTATCGAAGACGACACCTACGGCCTGTATGCGCCGGTGTACAAGGAGTTTGGCCGATCAAGCCGAGAGCACCCTAACGAAATCGCCGTCGAGGTGCTGGCCGCCAACCCGCTCTGTTACGACGGCAAGCGTCTGTTTGCTAATGACCACCCGGTGTTGGATGCCAAAAATAAGGTCGTAGGCGTTTCCAACGATATGGGGGGCAACGGCGCGGCATGGTACGTGATGGACTTAACCCGCGCCATCAAGCCGATGGTATTTCAGAAGCGTCGTGACTATGACTTCCGCGCCCTGACCAATTTGAACGACACCCAGGTCTTCATGACCGACAACTTCCTCATGGGCGTAGATGCCCGTGTGAATGCCGGTGCAGGCCTGTGGCAACTGGTTGTGCGCTCCAACCAGCCGTTCAACGCAGAGAACTATGAGCTAGCTCGCAAGAAACTCCAGGACTTGAAAGGCGACCATGAGCGTCCACTGGCCCTGCGCCACAGCCACACCATGGTGCCCAGCAACATGGAAGGTCCAGCACGCCGGGTACTCACCAACGCCATGAACGAGGCAGGCGCGACCAACGAATGGGCGAACACCTCTCAGCTCATCATGAACCCCTGGCTGCCCAGCGCTGCATAA
- a CDS encoding gp436 family protein — protein MPYCTKADLIERFGEDELRAIAHDASGEIDDAAVDRACDDASGEIDGYVSAAGYPVPLSPVPRIVIANTCDIARYRLYDEHATDQVQKRYDDAVKFLKSVSRGEVRLGISSGAASSSAGSVQMNSGRQVFNGGGF, from the coding sequence ATGCCCTACTGCACGAAAGCGGATCTCATCGAACGCTTTGGCGAAGACGAACTGCGCGCCATTGCCCACGACGCCAGCGGTGAGATTGATGACGCAGCCGTCGACCGCGCCTGCGACGACGCCAGCGGTGAGATTGATGGCTACGTGAGTGCGGCGGGCTACCCCGTGCCGCTGTCGCCTGTACCGCGCATCGTGATAGCCAATACGTGTGATATCGCCCGCTACCGGCTTTACGACGAGCACGCCACCGACCAGGTGCAGAAGCGCTACGACGACGCGGTGAAGTTCCTGAAAAGCGTCTCGCGGGGTGAAGTGCGCCTGGGTATATCAAGCGGTGCCGCCAGTAGCAGCGCGGGCAGCGTGCAAATGAACTCAGGCCGCCAGGTGTTTAACGGCGGCGGATTTTAG